One part of the Aestuariirhabdus litorea genome encodes these proteins:
- a CDS encoding 4Fe-4S binding protein: protein MNAKSGFDQARMTLDGNSLQVDVEFCINLRSRFELCSRCVDVCPSDAIQVSIDAVEVDRESCQNCGACNALCPTAALTLSGFDPQRFAESVSGLEEVHLHCRESRDGGGGVIIPCHHLLDAELIVGAGAERVKSWALHGLDQCERCLRGDAREHCAALGEQLQNWLGPAMASRWQLQPQEKADGERLREDQQRLSRRGFLGFASARGIEEAIRWVVPESSTPASLDTLPFYQQNTHPQAPRPYRELLNRERGHLSWKEGAETPWRQRHISESCTLCGSCGSRCPTGALLHLERNGMVALGYQSDLCTDCGLCEQVCPVDAIRVSEKNTPAAVVSDQRQLLIRRKQTTCSNCGHPYLPALDRAVSETELCPSCANEKALDDDWMAMLGE from the coding sequence ATGAACGCAAAGAGCGGCTTTGATCAGGCGCGTATGACCCTGGACGGTAACAGTCTGCAGGTGGATGTTGAATTTTGCATCAACCTTCGTTCCCGTTTTGAGCTGTGTAGCCGCTGCGTTGATGTCTGCCCCTCCGATGCGATTCAGGTCAGCATCGACGCGGTCGAGGTGGATCGCGAGAGTTGCCAGAACTGCGGCGCCTGCAATGCCCTGTGCCCAACTGCAGCACTTACGCTGAGCGGTTTTGATCCGCAGCGGTTTGCGGAGTCGGTCAGCGGACTGGAGGAGGTGCATCTTCACTGCCGGGAAAGCCGTGATGGCGGGGGGGGGGTGATTATTCCTTGCCATCACCTGCTGGATGCGGAACTGATAGTCGGAGCTGGCGCGGAGCGGGTCAAAAGCTGGGCACTGCATGGCCTTGATCAGTGTGAACGCTGCCTGCGTGGAGATGCCCGCGAGCACTGTGCAGCGCTCGGTGAGCAGTTGCAGAACTGGTTGGGGCCGGCCATGGCATCCAGGTGGCAACTGCAGCCGCAAGAGAAAGCCGACGGCGAGCGCCTGCGCGAAGATCAGCAGCGGCTTAGCCGGCGCGGTTTCCTCGGCTTTGCCAGTGCGCGGGGTATCGAGGAGGCGATCCGCTGGGTAGTGCCGGAATCGAGTACCCCTGCATCGCTGGACACGTTGCCCTTCTATCAGCAGAACACGCATCCACAGGCGCCGCGTCCTTATCGTGAACTACTTAATCGTGAGCGTGGGCATCTCAGCTGGAAAGAGGGGGCTGAAACACCTTGGCGTCAACGACATATCAGCGAAAGCTGCACACTCTGCGGTAGTTGTGGCTCTCGTTGCCCGACCGGTGCTCTTTTGCATTTAGAGCGCAACGGTATGGTGGCACTGGGCTACCAGAGCGACCTCTGCACCGATTGCGGGCTCTGCGAACAAGTCTGTCCGGTAGATGCGATCCGCGTGTCGGAAAAAAACACACCTGCGGCAGTGGTAAGCGATCAGCGGCAGTTGCTGATTCGGCGTAAACAAACAACCTGTAGCAACTGCGGTCACCCTTATCTGCCGGCCCTGGATCGGGCGGTTAGCGAGACCGAGCTATGCCCAAGTTGTGCCAACGAAAAGGCGCTGGACGATGACTGGATGGCGATGCTGGGGGAGTAG
- a CDS encoding Mrp/NBP35 family ATP-binding protein, with translation MSMNAQHGYSALEQQALEQLAAMALSPSGDSLLAGRQVYDVVETDGVLRVFIDTERTSEPEQEMLAEVLAPALKAIQGVQRVIVKPRPMSVSNGKRISGVSRVVAVHSGKGGVGKSTLTAELALLLARQGMRVGVLDADIYGPSAPILFGTHGAIHETAGKMTPLEAHGVKLMSLGFLLPDDQALIWRGSLVDSGLPQFFSDVAWGELDILLVDLPPGTSDVHLAALQACEFDGVITITAPGQVSLDDVRRGMEMFADLAVPCLGLVENQSSVLCVHCGTLSPLFGSEGGGLLAEKIGLPLLARLPFDPALAEAADEGQLAEVLRDDHPLVTALQPLLERLKGLLQRKAQTNAEVLQ, from the coding sequence ATGTCCATGAATGCTCAACATGGTTACTCCGCTCTCGAGCAACAAGCGCTGGAGCAGTTGGCGGCAATGGCGCTGAGTCCGAGTGGCGACAGCCTGCTCGCAGGCAGGCAGGTGTATGACGTGGTGGAGACCGACGGTGTACTGCGCGTTTTTATCGACACCGAGCGCACCAGCGAACCGGAGCAGGAGATGCTTGCCGAAGTCCTTGCCCCTGCACTGAAAGCGATTCAAGGGGTGCAGCGGGTAATCGTCAAGCCGCGTCCCATGTCGGTCAGCAACGGCAAGCGTATTTCCGGCGTATCGCGAGTGGTCGCCGTGCACAGCGGCAAGGGTGGTGTGGGAAAATCCACCCTCACGGCGGAATTGGCGCTGTTGCTGGCGCGCCAGGGCATGCGTGTTGGTGTACTGGATGCAGACATCTACGGCCCCTCCGCTCCCATCCTGTTTGGTACCCACGGCGCAATCCATGAAACTGCCGGCAAAATGACACCGCTTGAGGCGCATGGGGTGAAGCTGATGTCACTTGGCTTTCTGCTACCCGACGATCAGGCGCTCATATGGCGGGGTTCACTGGTGGATTCTGGCCTGCCACAGTTCTTCAGTGATGTGGCGTGGGGCGAGCTGGATATTCTGCTGGTAGACCTGCCCCCCGGCACGTCCGACGTGCATCTGGCCGCGCTGCAGGCGTGCGAATTCGATGGCGTCATCACCATCACCGCCCCCGGACAGGTGTCGCTGGATGACGTGCGCCGAGGTATGGAGATGTTCGCCGATCTTGCCGTTCCCTGCCTCGGGCTGGTGGAGAACCAGTCCAGCGTGTTGTGCGTCCACTGCGGCACCCTGAGTCCGCTTTTTGGTAGCGAGGGAGGGGGGCTGCTGGCGGAGAAGATCGGCCTGCCGCTGCTGGCGCGGCTGCCCTTTGATCCAGCGTTGGCGGAAGCCGCCGATGAGGGGCAGCTGGCTGAAGTCCTGCGGGACGACCACCCTCTCGTGACTGCTCTGCAACCCTTGCTGGAGCGCCTGAAAGGGTTGCTGCAACGTAAGGCCCAGACGAATGCGGAGGTGCTGCAATGA
- a CDS encoding methylglyoxal synthase, whose translation MNSAQTIILIAHEAKTQELIKLIQKRLPVFEHYRLLATQETSEAIRQATELEVTGMFSGRKGGEIQLCGLICSNCIRAVFFIRDPVNPGFDEPDINPFYRACDLNNVPMATNMVGAVALCHWLGRRLDEEKPQLRKVNA comes from the coding sequence ATGAACAGCGCACAGACGATCATATTGATCGCCCATGAAGCCAAAACCCAGGAGCTGATCAAACTGATTCAGAAACGTTTGCCGGTGTTTGAACACTACCGACTGCTGGCGACCCAGGAGACCTCTGAAGCGATCAGGCAGGCGACTGAGCTGGAGGTGACCGGTATGTTCTCCGGTCGCAAGGGCGGCGAGATTCAGCTCTGCGGGCTGATCTGCAGCAACTGCATTCGCGCCGTGTTCTTTATCCGCGATCCGGTCAACCCAGGCTTTGATGAGCCAGACATCAACCCCTTTTACCGCGCCTGCGACCTCAACAATGTGCCCATGGCCACCAACATGGTTGGTGCCGTGGCGCTGTGCCACTGGCTTGGCCGGCGTTTGGATGAGGAAAAGCCCCAGCTGCGTAAGGTGAATGCATGA
- a CDS encoding TorD/DmsD family molecular chaperone, protein MLGIQQQDQSEQRDGAQAAPVIDERLMELEAQAGLYRLFGRLLEGEVDFELLALLRGPLRQPLADAGVVVSPAFFEAPAEALLEALAEEYTGLMVAPGAMMPYASVFETGRMFQEPADRALAAYHEAGWGFRNRLSGEFPDHVGVMLSFYALQLQAEQDALASGAEEEAEAMRTRADRFMVEQLGRWAPGWCRLAATAALHPFYQQLLTLIGQLLWEDVCLRVSHRERLKELAELNNREPPRLDYDADFRKASGL, encoded by the coding sequence ATGCTCGGAATACAACAACAAGATCAATCCGAACAAAGAGACGGTGCGCAAGCTGCCCCTGTCATCGACGAGCGCCTGATGGAGCTGGAAGCGCAGGCAGGGCTGTACCGCCTGTTCGGCCGGCTACTGGAAGGCGAGGTAGACTTCGAGCTACTCGCCCTGTTGCGGGGGCCACTGCGTCAACCGCTGGCTGACGCCGGCGTGGTGGTTTCTCCCGCCTTTTTTGAGGCGCCGGCTGAAGCACTGCTTGAAGCGTTGGCTGAGGAGTACACCGGGCTGATGGTGGCTCCGGGGGCGATGATGCCTTACGCCTCGGTTTTTGAGACCGGACGGATGTTCCAGGAGCCTGCGGACAGGGCGCTCGCAGCCTATCATGAGGCGGGTTGGGGCTTTCGTAACCGCCTCAGCGGTGAGTTTCCTGACCATGTTGGCGTTATGCTCTCCTTCTACGCCCTGCAGCTGCAGGCGGAGCAGGACGCCTTAGCCAGTGGCGCAGAGGAGGAAGCCGAAGCGATGCGAACCCGCGCCGACCGCTTTATGGTCGAACAGCTTGGTCGCTGGGCACCGGGTTGGTGTCGGCTCGCGGCCACAGCAGCGCTACACCCCTTCTACCAGCAGCTACTGACCCTGATCGGTCAGTTGTTGTGGGAGGATGTGTGCCTGCGCGTTTCCCACCGTGAACGGCTCAAGGAGCTGGCCGAACTAAACAACCGCGAACCGCCTCGGCTCGACTATGATGCCGACTTCCGCAAAGCTTCGGGTCTTTAA
- a CDS encoding molybdopterin-dependent oxidoreductase — protein MMDSAKLNRRNFLKLGSAAAGASTLSSSRLVAMEQEQGGKDYSAVSGAEREAVPYTCMTCNIEDGGVAYVENGRVVKLEGNMDHPNTRGKLCAKGNSGFLHIYDPDRIMTPLLRTGKRGEGKWKRISYDEATTLLAEKLRVVIDRAKAEHKPEVLNEMVFKWGRDRTGGAVKRFMHALGSNAMLNHTNICESSKKVGLEPTWGPDIESCDWANTKYILNFGSNILETAYFMNPNAQRCVDGVVGNKAKIVTFDVRMSNSAGWSDEWFAPFPGTDVAIALAMAHVIMNEGLADEQFIADWTNVEVQQLKDHLKPYTPEFAEQESGMKASDIRRIAREFATTKPATTFSYRGPCKHVYGAYQEAAINMLNVITGNIEVKGGYCLPRGMGWPQPEPVPPAGATASEIAAPPEYPLASHAVSTHAPYMIRKGRAKVAVWMHYYDNPVYTYPSSHVWEDLLKDEQAVPFLVSFSPYMSETTELSDLIIPDVTYLERHDPESMPSGLYPCLSIRQPVIKPLGGTQEFRQTLIDVIRKVDPDGSLGIKQYFAFKDSEAWMRAHLDNIPGLKEAGGWDYMKKKGVWPIYGKVDPVTAKIVDKNGNEVDPGYGLYKGELSAAEMASAVVGDDNLIRKDGHAIGVHVRGKNYKGFGGETPKINLYKESYKKYGFNPLPVYKRLHARDKKANELVLTTYKVNVHTQSRTASVKYLAELYHKNPAWMNPKTAGARGIKDGDLIRVSSSLGYIVTRAHVTEGIHPDVVAISTACGHSAYGRLAQLKQQEADADWMLGGDPDISNNVWWNDKGVHPNPIIKLAVDPIGGSQGWYDTVVTVEKAQPGDKYGDVKASVEESMKDYEETLRYAYVGDLHRANHKEVDIDWDSLPKPTVHGGGH, from the coding sequence ATGATGGATTCAGCCAAACTGAACCGGCGCAACTTTCTTAAGCTAGGCAGTGCTGCTGCCGGTGCCTCGACCCTGTCCAGCAGTCGCCTAGTGGCAATGGAACAGGAACAGGGTGGCAAGGACTACTCCGCCGTCTCCGGAGCCGAGCGCGAAGCTGTCCCTTATACCTGTATGACCTGCAATATTGAAGACGGTGGTGTGGCTTACGTCGAGAACGGCCGGGTGGTTAAACTGGAGGGGAACATGGATCACCCCAACACCCGTGGCAAACTCTGCGCTAAGGGCAACTCCGGTTTTCTGCATATCTATGATCCGGATCGGATCATGACTCCGCTGCTGCGTACCGGTAAGCGCGGAGAGGGCAAATGGAAGCGGATCTCCTATGATGAAGCCACCACGCTGCTGGCCGAGAAGCTGCGAGTGGTGATCGATCGTGCCAAGGCCGAACATAAGCCTGAGGTCCTCAACGAGATGGTATTCAAGTGGGGGCGGGATCGGACCGGTGGTGCGGTGAAGCGTTTTATGCACGCGCTCGGCTCCAACGCCATGCTCAATCACACCAATATCTGCGAGTCCTCCAAGAAGGTGGGTCTAGAGCCGACCTGGGGGCCGGATATCGAATCCTGCGACTGGGCCAACACCAAGTATATCCTCAACTTCGGTTCCAATATTTTGGAGACCGCCTACTTTATGAACCCCAACGCACAACGTTGTGTGGATGGCGTGGTGGGCAACAAGGCCAAGATCGTCACCTTCGACGTGCGGATGTCCAATTCTGCGGGTTGGTCGGATGAGTGGTTTGCTCCCTTCCCGGGCACCGATGTGGCAATCGCCCTGGCGATGGCGCATGTGATCATGAACGAGGGGCTAGCCGACGAGCAGTTTATCGCCGACTGGACCAATGTGGAGGTGCAGCAACTCAAGGACCATCTCAAGCCCTACACTCCGGAGTTCGCGGAGCAGGAGTCCGGGATGAAGGCGAGCGATATTCGCCGAATCGCGCGGGAATTCGCGACCACCAAGCCAGCCACCACTTTCTCCTACCGCGGCCCCTGCAAGCATGTTTACGGTGCCTATCAGGAGGCGGCCATCAATATGCTTAACGTCATCACCGGCAACATTGAGGTAAAGGGGGGGTACTGCCTGCCGCGGGGGATGGGCTGGCCGCAGCCGGAGCCGGTTCCGCCTGCCGGTGCAACCGCCAGCGAGATCGCCGCTCCACCGGAATATCCGCTGGCTTCACATGCAGTCTCCACCCACGCACCTTACATGATCCGCAAAGGGCGGGCGAAGGTAGCTGTGTGGATGCATTACTACGACAACCCGGTGTATACCTATCCTTCCAGCCATGTCTGGGAGGATCTGCTCAAGGATGAGCAGGCGGTACCGTTCCTGGTCTCCTTCAGCCCCTACATGTCGGAGACCACCGAGCTGTCGGACCTGATCATTCCTGATGTGACCTATCTCGAGCGCCACGATCCGGAGTCCATGCCGAGCGGATTGTATCCCTGCCTGTCGATTCGCCAGCCGGTAATCAAGCCGCTGGGCGGCACCCAGGAGTTCCGCCAGACCCTGATCGACGTGATTCGCAAGGTGGATCCGGATGGTTCCTTGGGGATCAAACAGTATTTCGCCTTCAAGGACTCTGAGGCGTGGATGCGGGCGCACCTCGACAACATCCCCGGCCTCAAGGAAGCCGGAGGTTGGGACTACATGAAAAAGAAAGGTGTGTGGCCCATTTACGGCAAAGTGGACCCGGTTACCGCCAAGATCGTCGACAAGAACGGCAACGAAGTTGATCCTGGCTACGGGCTATATAAAGGGGAGTTATCGGCCGCGGAGATGGCCAGCGCGGTGGTCGGCGATGATAACCTGATCCGCAAGGACGGACACGCCATCGGTGTGCATGTGCGCGGAAAGAACTACAAGGGATTCGGTGGCGAGACTCCGAAGATCAACCTCTACAAGGAGAGCTACAAGAAGTACGGTTTCAATCCGCTGCCGGTTTACAAGCGCCTGCACGCAAGGGATAAGAAAGCCAACGAACTGGTGCTCACCACCTACAAGGTCAATGTGCATACCCAGAGCCGTACCGCATCGGTTAAGTACCTGGCTGAGCTCTACCACAAGAACCCAGCCTGGATGAACCCTAAGACGGCAGGGGCACGCGGCATCAAGGATGGCGATCTGATTCGGGTTAGTTCCAGCCTGGGGTACATCGTTACTCGCGCCCACGTGACTGAGGGGATTCACCCCGACGTTGTCGCGATCTCCACCGCTTGTGGCCACTCTGCCTATGGACGGCTGGCTCAGCTTAAGCAACAAGAGGCTGACGCCGACTGGATGCTCGGTGGAGACCCCGATATCAGCAACAACGTCTGGTGGAACGACAAGGGCGTTCATCCCAATCCGATTATCAAGCTGGCGGTAGATCCGATAGGCGGATCACAAGGCTGGTACGACACAGTAGTCACGGTAGAAAAGGCCCAGCCCGGTGATAAGTACGGTGATGTTAAGGCCAGTGTTGAGGAATCCATGAAGGATTACGAAGAGACGCTGCGCTATGCCTATGTAGGCGACCTTCATCGCGCTAACCACAAGGAGGTGGATATCGACTGGGATAGCCTGCCCAAGCCTACCGTACATGGCGGTGGACACTAG
- a CDS encoding Mrp/NBP35 family ATP-binding protein yields MSCSDQPASCIPLTDVTDSGIDTSAVAPVPNIDDIVLVASGKGGVGKSTVTVNLAASLSQQGLKVGILDADLYGPSIARMLGIGDGLASDESGLAVPAQHHGIAALSVASVMPPEAALVWKGPLVSQTLTQMFRDVAWPELDILLVDLPPGTGDVQLTILEQIPITGAVVVTTPQKLAVTDARRAVSLFHELDIPVFGLVENMTGYVCPCCGETQRLYPGGAAKKLAAERSISHLGSLPLDPVAQALADSGTPLVLGAPESATATAFADLAAKVRDAISKERAYRAYMAREGQAANGQAVQLWEKLLDE; encoded by the coding sequence ATGAGCTGTTCCGACCAACCCGCTAGCTGCATCCCGCTGACCGACGTCACCGACAGCGGTATCGACACCAGTGCGGTCGCCCCGGTGCCCAATATCGACGATATCGTGCTGGTCGCCAGTGGCAAGGGTGGGGTAGGTAAATCGACCGTCACCGTCAATCTGGCGGCCAGCCTGAGCCAGCAAGGTCTGAAGGTTGGCATTCTCGACGCCGATCTCTACGGTCCCTCCATCGCGCGGATGCTGGGCATCGGTGATGGCTTGGCTAGCGATGAGTCGGGGTTGGCAGTGCCCGCCCAACACCATGGCATTGCCGCGCTTTCGGTCGCATCCGTGATGCCGCCGGAGGCAGCACTGGTGTGGAAAGGGCCTCTGGTGAGCCAGACTCTGACACAGATGTTCCGCGACGTGGCCTGGCCGGAACTGGATATTCTATTGGTGGATCTGCCGCCCGGTACCGGCGATGTGCAGCTGACTATTCTGGAGCAGATTCCCATCACCGGCGCCGTGGTGGTTACCACACCACAGAAGCTGGCGGTGACTGATGCACGACGGGCGGTGAGCCTTTTCCACGAGCTGGATATCCCCGTATTTGGCCTAGTGGAGAACATGACCGGCTATGTCTGCCCCTGCTGCGGCGAAACTCAGCGTCTCTATCCGGGCGGCGCGGCCAAAAAGCTGGCTGCGGAGCGCTCCATCTCTCATCTGGGCAGTCTGCCCCTTGATCCGGTTGCACAGGCGCTGGCCGATAGCGGCACGCCGCTGGTGCTGGGTGCGCCGGAGAGCGCGACAGCAACCGCTTTTGCCGATCTGGCCGCGAAGGTTCGGGACGCGATTTCCAAGGAGAGGGCCTACCGCGCCTATATGGCTCGTGAGGGTCAGGCGGCGAATGGTCAGGCGGTACAGCT
- a CDS encoding 4Fe-4S dicluster domain-containing protein, giving the protein MAIGLQTEPSLGVPGKKRWAMVIDLRRCIGCMACVCADKAEYDVPLGVWRTIVKVKDTGAYPNTRRHFMPRLCNHCDNPPCVRNCPTEATYKHEDGFVLQRYERCIACRTCIAACPYNARHVLPTSRTNVKVGGVVDKCTFCNHRVEKGLVPACVQTCLGRSRIFGDLNDPNSEVARLVGRHKTVTLKPEKGTAPQVYYIKPDRGITEQLFAAPESYAARSDAEAFFKHNRGSRFFAGVL; this is encoded by the coding sequence ATGGCTATCGGTTTGCAAACAGAGCCGTCCCTCGGGGTGCCAGGCAAGAAGCGCTGGGCTATGGTCATCGACCTGCGCCGCTGCATCGGTTGCATGGCATGCGTGTGTGCCGACAAGGCAGAATACGATGTTCCCCTGGGCGTTTGGCGCACCATCGTCAAAGTCAAAGATACTGGTGCCTATCCCAATACCCGCCGCCACTTTATGCCGCGGTTGTGCAACCACTGCGACAACCCACCCTGTGTGCGTAACTGTCCGACGGAAGCCACCTACAAGCATGAGGATGGTTTTGTCCTGCAACGCTATGAGCGATGCATCGCCTGCCGGACTTGTATCGCTGCCTGCCCCTATAACGCTCGTCACGTGCTGCCCACCAGTCGCACCAACGTCAAGGTTGGCGGCGTAGTTGACAAGTGCACTTTCTGTAATCACCGGGTGGAGAAGGGGTTGGTGCCGGCTTGTGTGCAAACCTGTCTCGGTCGCTCGCGCATCTTCGGTGACCTTAACGATCCGAACAGTGAGGTAGCGCGCCTGGTGGGTCGTCACAAGACGGTCACCCTCAAGCCAGAAAAGGGCACCGCACCACAGGTTTATTACATCAAGCCGGATCGTGGCATCACCGAGCAGTTGTTTGCTGCTCCCGAGTCCTACGCTGCCCGCTCTGATGCCGAGGCATTCTTCAAACATAACCGCGGCAGCCGATTCTTTGCCGGCGTTCTATAG
- a CDS encoding glycosyltransferase family 4 protein encodes MRILLVEGTGNGFLSHYAHALALGLSDAGAQVRLLSSQKAELADQPLPLEVAYRLPTGRFAWRQLRREVILYQPEIVHLQWVGHPLAALRFVLFCQRRKVRVVYTPHNLLPHRNRWLSQPLYRWLYHRVDKVIARDAHIAWGLQELLDMTSERCALVPGSPNLISNPQLPRRLPLAVAALPAASLRLLQFGYGGLKKGTSAFIESLLAQPCLDGVQLVLAGERALAGVDPQLLEKLRASIPVVVIDRYINTSEAAAIFDHADLLLMPYQMQCHSPVLDLARALDRPVLRSHLATHPDFVDGLHGWSYPADQQGALTAELARLIANPGHVKVLHRGQGAQEESRLLARLVRQHLGIYTELVRAPVGAVRPEVASVAGGL; translated from the coding sequence ATGCGGATTCTGCTGGTAGAGGGAACCGGGAACGGATTTCTGTCCCATTACGCTCACGCCTTGGCACTTGGCCTTAGCGATGCCGGGGCGCAGGTGCGTCTGCTCTCCAGCCAGAAGGCTGAGTTGGCGGATCAGCCACTGCCGTTGGAGGTGGCATATCGACTGCCGACGGGGCGGTTCGCCTGGCGGCAACTGCGCCGCGAAGTCATCCTCTATCAACCGGAGATCGTGCACTTGCAGTGGGTGGGTCACCCACTGGCAGCGTTGCGTTTTGTTCTTTTCTGTCAGCGTCGTAAGGTACGAGTGGTCTACACCCCGCACAACCTGCTGCCGCACCGTAACCGCTGGCTGAGCCAGCCGCTCTATCGTTGGCTCTATCATCGGGTCGATAAGGTAATTGCCCGAGATGCCCATATCGCCTGGGGTCTGCAGGAACTGCTGGATATGACCAGCGAACGGTGTGCACTGGTTCCTGGGAGCCCCAATCTAATTTCCAATCCGCAACTGCCACGCAGACTTCCGCTAGCGGTTGCGGCGCTGCCAGCTGCGTCTCTGCGACTGCTGCAGTTTGGTTACGGCGGGCTCAAAAAGGGCACATCGGCATTCATCGAAAGCTTGCTGGCGCAGCCGTGTCTCGATGGCGTGCAGCTGGTGCTGGCAGGTGAACGCGCGCTGGCGGGGGTTGATCCGCAGCTACTGGAGAAACTGCGTGCCAGTATCCCTGTGGTGGTGATTGATCGCTATATCAATACCAGCGAAGCCGCCGCTATCTTCGACCATGCTGATCTGTTGCTGATGCCTTACCAGATGCAGTGTCACAGCCCGGTGCTGGATCTCGCCCGTGCTCTTGATCGCCCGGTACTGCGCAGCCACCTGGCAACCCATCCCGATTTTGTCGATGGCCTCCACGGATGGAGTTACCCGGCTGATCAGCAGGGCGCGCTGACCGCTGAGCTGGCCCGTTTGATTGCCAACCCTGGGCATGTGAAGGTGTTGCACCGTGGGCAGGGGGCCCAGGAGGAGTCGAGGCTGCTGGCGCGGTTGGTGCGTCAGCATCTAGGCATCTACACAGAATTAGTTCGTGCTCCCGTTGGCGCAGTGCGTCCAGAGGTGGCCTCTGTGGCGGGGGGACTATGA
- the nrfD gene encoding NrfD/PsrC family molybdoenzyme membrane anchor subunit: protein MFEYMQYNISPWGWELSLYFFLIGMTAMSFVLVAAPAYVSGLGGTSSDNLRRPVALLTLVLLAVCGALLIMDLGQPSRFLYPLIYFHASSPLSWGALFFVVFGVSVMGYLYAASLGKTGLLKPFAILGSVFGVLLPLYTGWDLMAQQARELWHSPGIPLLFVALSVTSGAGLTALVAMVTGNLDERFVIVLRYVLIGGLLVTLMAFAAESLRMAYGSAEEQQALAIINGELSTRYWILGFAVGIVAPLAVVLFAGRTPMMIMLAGVLSTVGAWALRDVILVAGQLPMSFY, encoded by the coding sequence ATGTTTGAGTACATGCAATACAACATCTCCCCATGGGGATGGGAACTGTCGCTTTATTTCTTCCTGATCGGCATGACGGCGATGAGCTTTGTTTTAGTTGCGGCGCCGGCCTACGTATCCGGGTTGGGCGGGACAAGCAGCGACAACCTGCGCCGCCCGGTGGCGCTGTTGACGCTGGTGTTGCTGGCGGTCTGCGGCGCTCTGTTGATTATGGACCTGGGGCAACCCAGTCGTTTCCTCTATCCGCTGATCTATTTCCATGCCAGTTCGCCATTAAGCTGGGGGGCGTTGTTCTTTGTGGTTTTTGGGGTCTCCGTGATGGGCTATCTCTATGCCGCGTCCTTGGGAAAAACAGGCCTCCTCAAGCCCTTCGCCATCCTGGGATCGGTTTTCGGAGTCTTGCTGCCGCTCTATACCGGTTGGGACTTGATGGCGCAGCAGGCGCGTGAACTCTGGCATTCCCCCGGTATTCCGTTGCTATTCGTGGCGTTGTCTGTGACTTCCGGTGCGGGTTTGACGGCGTTGGTGGCCATGGTGACTGGAAATTTGGATGAGCGCTTTGTCATTGTACTGCGCTATGTGCTGATTGGGGGGTTGCTGGTCACACTGATGGCGTTCGCGGCCGAATCGCTGCGCATGGCCTACGGCTCCGCAGAGGAGCAGCAAGCATTGGCGATCATCAACGGCGAACTCTCTACCCGGTACTGGATACTCGGGTTTGCGGTGGGAATTGTTGCACCGCTGGCGGTCGTACTCTTTGCCGGACGCACACCGATGATGATCATGCTGGCGGGTGTGCTAAGCACGGTCGGTGCCTGGGCACTGCGCGACGTGATTTTAGTGGCAGGCCAACTGCCCATGAGCTTTTATTGA